A window of Pedobacter lusitanus contains these coding sequences:
- a CDS encoding glycogen/starch synthase, with translation MAKTKLLIVTHEMSPFLELTKISEITRQLPQAMQEKGFEIRILMPRFGNINERRNRLHEVIRLSGMNIMIDDNDNPLIIKVASIPAARMQVYFLDNEDYFQRKYVFRDKENKFYADNDERTIFFCKGALETVKKLGWAPDIVHCHGWMTSLVPAYIKTSYKNDPTFKNSKVVYSVYENCFTETLHADLHKKAVMNNMTADDTKVFENADSNTLHMGAIAYSDAVVLADEKIDANVLKFVKDSNKPTLAFNLTENFENFYSLYEEISNDELVSIA, from the coding sequence ATGGCAAAAACGAAGCTACTGATTGTTACACACGAGATGTCGCCTTTCCTGGAACTCACCAAAATTTCAGAGATTACCCGTCAATTACCTCAGGCAATGCAGGAAAAAGGATTTGAGATCCGTATTCTAATGCCAAGGTTCGGGAATATTAATGAACGTAGGAACAGGCTGCACGAAGTTATTCGTTTATCGGGTATGAACATCATGATTGATGACAATGACAACCCACTTATTATCAAAGTTGCATCAATTCCAGCAGCCCGTATGCAGGTGTACTTCCTGGACAATGAAGATTATTTCCAGCGCAAGTATGTATTCAGAGATAAAGAAAACAAGTTTTATGCAGACAATGACGAAAGAACAATCTTCTTTTGCAAAGGCGCACTGGAAACTGTTAAAAAACTGGGCTGGGCACCGGATATCGTGCATTGCCATGGCTGGATGACCTCACTGGTTCCTGCCTATATCAAAACTTCTTACAAAAACGACCCTACATTCAAGAATTCAAAAGTTGTTTATTCTGTTTATGAAAATTGTTTCACAGAGACTTTACATGCTGATTTGCATAAGAAAGCCGTGATGAACAACATGACAGCTGACGACACTAAAGTTTTCGAAAATGCAGACAGTAATACTTTACATATGGGTGCAATTGCTTACTCTGACGCTGTGGTTCTGGCCGATGAGAAAATTGATGCCAATGTGTTAAAATTTGTTAAAGATTCAAATAAGCCAACTTTAGCCTTTAATTTAACCGAAAATTTCGAGAACTTCTACTCTTTATATGAGGAAATCTCGAACGATGAATTGGTTTCAATTGCATAA
- a CDS encoding DUF4270 domain-containing protein has protein sequence MKFSKLDLLTLLISLFLFSSCKDSSTIGLDVDPANRIDGILLDTVTVTSRTVADEPVTTYFSATQTSAAGLSRYPLGQMTDAIFGSTTASLAMSLGLPSNTGFNDFGKNATVDSAVLVLPYQITPATAASTAAGVSLFSPLYGDSTAAFNINVSQLDANLYTQSKFMSNTAYAASTPLGSLLALAKPTTPFKVRTIVTGGPDTLIAVVPQLRIKLTPSMIQSKIAALDSATLSTVANLNASFKGLKVTAAAASGKPGGIMFIDFRSTSANLEVYYRRPNKTTPANTDTAVVRFPVNVGSAPVAATVNHDYTNTPIAAQIKTPADYPVTYLQAMSGVRNKITFPYLKNLKASLGTKIVINKAELVVDISDPADSIPFKIPPRLALYRLDIAQQRQNIPDNNPASQTNPSGDPRAVLPFGGYYDKTKKSYTFVITNYIQDLVDGKTVDYGTYLAPTSASEFNVFPYPTSAGRAVIGSFNNPSNTKIRLNIYYIKNPN, from the coding sequence ATGAAATTTTCAAAACTAGACTTATTGACCCTGTTAATAAGTCTTTTTCTTTTCTCGTCTTGTAAAGACTCCAGTACTATAGGTTTAGATGTTGATCCTGCTAACAGAATTGACGGAATACTGCTTGATACCGTTACAGTTACTTCAAGAACAGTAGCAGACGAGCCCGTTACTACCTACTTTTCAGCAACTCAAACCTCAGCTGCAGGACTTTCAAGATACCCGCTTGGACAGATGACCGATGCTATTTTCGGCTCTACAACAGCAAGTCTGGCTATGTCCCTGGGTTTACCTTCAAATACCGGATTTAATGATTTTGGTAAAAATGCAACGGTTGACTCTGCGGTTTTAGTATTACCTTATCAGATAACACCTGCAACAGCAGCAAGTACGGCAGCAGGCGTGAGCCTCTTCTCTCCATTGTATGGTGACAGTACTGCAGCATTTAACATCAATGTTAGTCAGCTGGATGCAAACCTGTATACGCAAAGTAAATTCATGAGTAATACAGCATACGCTGCAAGCACTCCACTGGGTTCATTACTCGCTTTGGCAAAACCGACAACCCCGTTCAAAGTCAGAACAATCGTAACCGGAGGTCCGGACACCCTGATTGCTGTAGTTCCTCAGCTTAGAATTAAGCTGACACCAAGCATGATACAAAGTAAAATCGCGGCACTGGATTCAGCTACATTAAGCACCGTAGCTAACCTGAATGCATCTTTTAAAGGTTTAAAAGTTACAGCAGCTGCCGCTTCGGGAAAACCAGGGGGAATCATGTTTATTGATTTCAGAAGCACAAGCGCTAATCTTGAAGTGTATTACAGAAGACCAAATAAAACGACACCGGCAAATACAGATACTGCTGTAGTCAGATTCCCTGTTAACGTGGGATCAGCTCCGGTTGCTGCAACTGTAAATCATGATTATACGAATACGCCAATAGCTGCGCAGATTAAGACACCTGCAGATTATCCGGTAACTTATTTACAGGCGATGAGTGGTGTGAGAAACAAGATCACTTTCCCTTATCTTAAAAACCTGAAAGCATCTCTGGGCACCAAAATTGTAATCAACAAGGCAGAACTGGTAGTTGATATCAGTGATCCTGCCGATTCAATTCCATTCAAAATCCCACCACGTCTTGCTTTATACAGACTGGATATTGCTCAACAGAGACAGAATATACCTGATAACAACCCGGCATCACAAACTAATCCTTCTGGAGATCCGCGTGCTGTATTACCTTTTGGAGGTTACTATGATAAGACCAAGAAAAGTTATACGTTCGTAATTACCAACTATATTCAGGATCTGGTTGATGGCAAAACTGTTGATTACGGAACTTATCTGGCCCCTACATCGGCAAGTGAATTTAATGTATTCCCTTATCCGACTTCAGCTGGCAGAGCGGTAATTGGTTCATTCAATAATCCGTCGAACACAAAAATCAGACTTAACATATATTACATTAAAAATCCTAATTAA